The proteins below come from a single Parcubacteria group bacterium genomic window:
- a CDS encoding phosphoribosylglycinamide synthetase C domain-containing protein has product MRVLFVSGELIAADLCLRLQQEGCEVKLYIEDEGRRDCLDGMIEKVTDWEKELDWVGKNGLIVFDDIGYGKIQDDLRSEGYNVVGGSLGGDKLEKEREFGQVVFSTYGLNALKTINFTKISEAVNFIKKNPCAWVIKQNGHISALNYVGQWSDGSDAISILESYRRLNGNLGTISLQKRVDGVEIGVGRYFNGKEWIGPIELNIEHKHLCNGSIGPMTGEMGTVMWYTENEKNRLFQGTLAKLKPFLEKVNFKGDIDINCIVDKKHIYPLEATARFGCPAIQLQTEIHKSPWKDFLLAVAKGEKYDLKYKKGFGVVVSIAIPPFPYKSISTDYHDKGVKIFFKEKLSKKELASLHFEEVSLKKTNCTEDLCVAGSNGFIMYVSGFGKNAKSARHQAYELVKKINIPKMFYRDDIGERFVKKDMKTLREWNWI; this is encoded by the coding sequence ATGCGAGTATTGTTTGTTTCGGGCGAACTCATTGCGGCAGATTTGTGTCTAAGATTGCAACAAGAAGGTTGCGAGGTAAAACTATACATAGAGGATGAGGGAAGGCGTGACTGCCTAGACGGAATGATTGAAAAAGTTACTGACTGGGAAAAAGAACTAGACTGGGTAGGAAAGAATGGGCTTATTGTTTTTGATGATATTGGTTATGGTAAAATTCAGGATGATCTAAGAAGTGAGGGTTACAACGTCGTTGGCGGAAGCCTAGGCGGAGACAAACTTGAAAAGGAACGCGAATTTGGACAAGTTGTTTTTTCTACCTACGGCCTAAACGCCCTAAAAACAATTAATTTCACTAAAATTAGCGAAGCTGTTAATTTTATCAAGAAAAATCCCTGCGCCTGGGTAATAAAACAGAACGGACATATTAGCGCCCTCAATTATGTTGGCCAGTGGAGCGATGGAAGCGATGCAATCTCTATTTTGGAAAGTTACAGAAGACTAAATGGAAATTTGGGTACAATAAGCTTGCAAAAAAGAGTAGACGGAGTAGAGATCGGCGTTGGGCGATACTTCAATGGGAAAGAATGGATTGGTCCGATTGAACTCAATATTGAGCATAAGCATTTATGCAATGGAAGCATTGGTCCAATGACTGGAGAGATGGGAACGGTAATGTGGTATACTGAAAATGAAAAAAATAGACTATTTCAAGGAACACTTGCAAAATTAAAACCCTTCCTTGAGAAAGTTAATTTCAAGGGGGATATTGACATTAATTGCATCGTTGATAAAAAACACATTTACCCACTTGAGGCGACTGCTAGATTTGGTTGCCCAGCTATCCAACTCCAAACAGAAATACACAAATCTCCCTGGAAAGACTTTTTGTTGGCCGTAGCTAAAGGAGAAAAATATGACCTAAAGTATAAAAAAGGTTTTGGCGTAGTCGTATCCATTGCCATCCCCCCATTTCCCTACAAGTCCATTTCCACGGATTATCACGACAAGGGAGTGAAAATATTCTTCAAAGAAAAACTTTCCAAGAAAGAACTTGCCAGTCTTCACTTTGAAGAGGTATCCTTGAAAAAAACAAATTGCACGGAGGATTTGTGCGTTGCTGGAAGCAATGGTTTTATTATGTATGTTTCTGGATTCGGAAAAAACGCAAAAAGCGCTCGTCACCAGGCATATGAGCTAGTAAAAAAAATTAACATACCTAAAATGTTTTATCGAGATGACATAGGAGAAAGATTTGTAAAAAAAGATATGAAAACATTGAGGGAATGGAACTGGATATGA
- a CDS encoding GNAT family N-acetyltransferase: MEKSSFGKENANLEQNVEIVNEFSEDSLAAILDLEKKCFPADWQYEDADDYYRKMLNDKENINIFLKQNAAIVGYALAKPLNNALSDLMKYDPEIQSIDNNLYIETIQVLDQFRGKGGAKKILLEICNEALKRGIVDFSIHARKSNGLNLKLRKIFDGMITKHRQIESWEPGGGEPYEYMEWSYKKNN, translated from the coding sequence ATGGAAAAGTCTTCTTTTGGAAAAGAAAATGCCAATCTTGAACAAAACGTAGAGATCGTCAATGAATTTAGTGAAGACTCTCTGGCTGCAATATTAGATTTGGAAAAAAAATGCTTCCCTGCTGACTGGCAATATGAAGATGCTGATGACTATTACAGAAAGATGCTAAACGACAAGGAAAATATAAATATTTTTTTAAAACAGAACGCTGCAATCGTTGGCTATGCATTAGCTAAGCCACTCAATAATGCCTTAAGTGATTTAATGAAATATGACCCAGAGATACAAAGTATTGATAATAATTTGTACATAGAAACGATTCAGGTATTAGATCAATTTAGAGGGAAAGGTGGAGCCAAAAAGATTTTATTAGAAATTTGTAATGAAGCTCTAAAACGGGGAATTGTAGATTTTTCAATTCACGCAAGAAAAAGTAATGGACTAAATTTAAAGCTCAGGAAAATATTTGATGGAATGATCACTAAGCACAGACAGATAGAGTCATGGGAACCCGGAGGAGGAGAGCCCTATGAATACATGGAATGGAGCTATAAAAAAAATAATTAG
- a CDS encoding HAMP domain-containing sensor histidine kinase → MPIFTGFLAYLIVKFKAFEIKLFSAQALVVALIVIIGSQFAFIHSSINKILTAITLTLAIGFGWFLIRSVKKEIEHREELEIANNEIEKSSFEIESRNKKLKKANKEISERKNQLQKISDSLAIANDKLKKLDTAKTDFISMASHQLRTPPTPIKGYSSMLLEGSYGPLNAEQKRAVENISNANNQQITFVEDLLSVSRIESGSLKFEFKKTQLDELCKEVVNNLVLKAKDKGLYLDYKTPEPLLPELNVDGAKIREVLSNLVDNAVKYTQRGGVTISTELCKKKEKNCLTKPHLRITVSDTGIGVPAEEIPYLFQKFSRGKDITRLNTSGTGLGLYVVRMITEANGGKSWIESPGAGRGSKFIVELPLEQLTETIERNG, encoded by the coding sequence ATGCCTATCTTTACAGGTTTTCTCGCCTATCTTATTGTCAAATTCAAAGCATTTGAAATTAAACTCTTTAGCGCACAAGCTTTGGTTGTAGCATTAATTGTCATCATCGGATCACAATTTGCCTTTATTCATAGCAGCATTAATAAAATTTTAACCGCCATAACGCTAACATTAGCCATCGGCTTCGGATGGTTTTTGATCCGCTCGGTCAAAAAAGAAATTGAACATCGGGAAGAATTGGAAATTGCCAATAATGAAATTGAAAAAAGCAGTTTTGAGATTGAAAGCCGTAACAAAAAACTCAAAAAAGCCAACAAGGAAATCAGTGAGCGGAAAAATCAGTTGCAAAAAATTTCCGACTCTTTGGCGATTGCTAATGATAAGCTGAAAAAACTGGACACAGCAAAAACGGATTTCATTTCAATGGCCTCCCATCAATTGCGCACCCCCCCAACTCCGATCAAAGGCTATTCCTCGATGCTTTTGGAAGGCTCTTATGGACCGCTCAACGCAGAACAGAAAAGAGCAGTGGAAAATATTTCCAATGCCAACAACCAGCAAATCACCTTCGTAGAAGATCTTTTGAGTGTTTCACGCATTGAATCAGGCAGTTTGAAGTTCGAGTTTAAGAAGACCCAACTGGATGAGTTATGCAAAGAAGTAGTTAATAATTTGGTTCTCAAAGCCAAAGACAAAGGGCTTTATCTGGACTACAAGACTCCCGAGCCCCTGCTCCCAGAACTGAATGTCGATGGAGCAAAAATCCGGGAAGTACTTTCCAATCTAGTGGATAATGCCGTGAAATATACCCAGCGAGGCGGAGTAACTATCAGCACGGAACTGTGTAAAAAGAAAGAAAAGAATTGCCTGACGAAACCCCACCTGCGTATTACCGTTTCCGACACCGGCATCGGTGTACCAGCTGAAGAAATCCCCTACTTGTTCCAGAAATTTTCCCGTGGCAAAGATATTACCCGACTCAATACCAGTGGAACGGGACTCGGGCTTTATGTCGTTAGAATGATCACCGAAGCGAACGGTGGCAAATCCTGGATTGAATCCCCCGGCGCCGGCCGCGGATCAAAATTCATCGTAGAACTGCCGCTGGAACAATTGACAGAGACGATCGAACGGAATGGGTAG
- a CDS encoding Sua5/YciO/YrdC/YwlC family protein encodes MPKYLTQKDIFANQDFYASEIQKGRLFIYPTDTLHGLGADAKNTGSIEKIVALKKRTGQAFLVIAPSLEWIFFNCEISNATIKKLLTEKLPGPFSFILRLKNTQAVAPLALNFGETIGVRLPKNWFWEIIAKSGAPFISTSINYSATLSAKSLEDIPTEILNSVDYIIWDDAAPTGKASTIIDVTSGVPKILRK; translated from the coding sequence ATGCCAAAATATCTAACCCAAAAAGATATCTTTGCTAATCAAGACTTTTATGCCTCCGAAATCCAGAAGGGCCGGCTTTTTATCTACCCTACTGACACCTTGCACGGACTGGGCGCCGATGCGAAAAATACTGGAAGTATTGAAAAAATTGTTGCTCTTAAAAAAAGAACCGGCCAGGCTTTTTTGGTCATCGCCCCGTCTCTCGAATGGATCTTTTTCAATTGCGAAATTTCCAATGCTACTATCAAAAAATTACTCACTGAAAAATTACCCGGGCCATTTTCTTTTATCCTAAGACTAAAAAACACCCAAGCTGTCGCTCCCCTGGCGCTAAATTTCGGAGAAACTATCGGTGTGCGGTTGCCTAAGAATTGGTTTTGGGAAATAATCGCAAAAAGTGGTGCGCCCTTCATTTCCACTTCCATAAACTACAGCGCAACACTTTCGGCCAAAAGCCTCGAAGATATCCCAACAGAGATTCTGAACTCTGTAGATTATATTATTTGGGACGACGCAGCGCCCACCGGAAAAGCCAGCACTATAATTGATGTGACTTCCGGAGTACCAAAAATATTGAGGAAATAA
- the typA gene encoding translational GTPase TypA — MEIRNIAIIAHVDHGKTTLTDAIMRQTGNAPEGDTMDSNALEKERGITIYSKNAAIIYKDTKINIVDTPGHADFGSEVERVLRSIDSVVLVVDAQEGPMPQTRFVLKKSLELGLKPIVVINKIDKPAADPDMVQEQVFELFLDLGANDEQLEFTTVYAIARQGIAKMHLEDESTDLSPLLDTILARIPATPLENSDKPLRMQFFNLGYDNFLGRLGIGRIYEGKIRANDTVTVKKSDGTVEAGKIVKLFSFLGTERKDVPEAIAGDIVMIAGIPKIDIGETVCATPEQEALPYISIDEPTISLSFLVNDSPFAGKEGKLVTNKQIKERLMKELEINVGLKIDFSTAEYYTVLGRGELHIAILLENMRREGFELQVSKPRVIIKDIDGVKSEPFEELTVDVPEKSSGVVIEKIGKRKGVMMNMKQTGTQMRMIFEVPTRGILGYRGEFMIDTRGEGILCSRVIGFRPYAGEIKKTDTGSMISMATGKALGFSLANLQTRGTLFIEPSTEVYEGMVIGNTSKGQDMTVNPTKGKAMSNMRSSGADEAIQLSPPIKITLERGLEIMADDEYLEVTPLSVRLRKQYLNETERIRHSRKA, encoded by the coding sequence ATGGAAATTAGAAACATTGCGATTATCGCCCATGTGGACCATGGTAAAACAACCTTGACTGACGCCATTATGCGCCAAACCGGAAACGCCCCTGAAGGCGACACGATGGACAGCAATGCCCTGGAAAAAGAGCGCGGAATCACGATTTATTCCAAAAATGCCGCTATCATCTACAAAGACACGAAAATTAATATCGTGGACACTCCAGGTCACGCCGATTTCGGCAGTGAAGTAGAACGAGTTTTGCGTTCGATCGATAGCGTCGTTTTAGTTGTAGATGCTCAGGAAGGTCCGATGCCCCAGACCAGATTTGTTTTGAAAAAATCCCTCGAACTGGGACTGAAACCAATTGTTGTGATCAATAAAATTGACAAGCCGGCTGCTGATCCGGATATGGTCCAAGAACAAGTTTTTGAACTGTTTTTGGATCTGGGCGCGAACGACGAACAATTGGAATTTACAACTGTCTATGCGATTGCCCGCCAAGGGATCGCCAAGATGCACTTGGAAGATGAGTCAACTGATCTCTCTCCACTCCTCGACACGATCCTCGCGCGCATTCCTGCAACACCCCTAGAGAACAGTGACAAGCCACTGCGCATGCAATTTTTTAATCTCGGCTATGACAATTTTTTGGGACGCCTCGGCATCGGCCGGATCTATGAAGGAAAAATCCGGGCTAATGACACGGTGACGGTGAAAAAAAGCGACGGAACGGTTGAAGCAGGGAAAATTGTGAAATTGTTCTCCTTTCTCGGCACAGAAAGAAAAGACGTCCCCGAAGCGATTGCCGGAGATATCGTGATGATTGCCGGAATTCCCAAGATCGACATCGGTGAAACTGTCTGCGCTACACCAGAACAAGAAGCTCTGCCTTACATCAGTATCGATGAGCCAACGATTTCTCTTAGTTTTCTGGTCAACGACTCCCCATTTGCCGGCAAAGAAGGCAAGCTCGTCACCAACAAACAGATCAAGGAACGCTTGATGAAAGAATTGGAAATCAATGTCGGACTCAAAATTGATTTTTCAACCGCGGAATATTATACGGTTCTTGGTCGCGGCGAACTGCACATCGCCATCCTTTTGGAAAATATGCGCCGGGAAGGATTTGAATTACAAGTTTCCAAGCCACGCGTAATCATCAAAGACATTGACGGAGTGAAATCCGAACCTTTCGAGGAACTGACAGTGGACGTACCGGAAAAATCTTCCGGCGTGGTAATTGAAAAAATCGGAAAAAGAAAGGGCGTGATGATGAACATGAAGCAGACCGGAACGCAGATGCGGATGATTTTTGAGGTGCCGACCCGCGGAATCCTCGGATATCGCGGAGAATTTATGATCGACACGCGCGGCGAAGGCATCCTGTGCAGTCGAGTGATCGGTTTTCGCCCTTATGCCGGTGAGATCAAAAAGACTGATACTGGTTCAATGATTTCCATGGCCACCGGAAAGGCGCTCGGCTTTTCTTTGGCTAATCTCCAGACGCGCGGTACGCTTTTCATCGAACCATCGACGGAAGTCTATGAAGGTATGGTCATCGGAAACACTTCAAAAGGTCAAGATATGACTGTGAACCCAACCAAAGGCAAAGCGATGAGCAATATGCGTTCCTCCGGAGCCGACGAAGCCATCCAGCTCTCTCCTCCGATTAAAATCACCCTCGAACGCGGTTTGGAAATTATGGCTGATGATGAATATCTGGAAGTTACTCCTCTTTCCGTGCGTCTGCGCAAACAATACTTGAACGAAACAGAACGGATCAGGCATTCACGAAAAGCGTAA